One region of Micromonospora ureilytica genomic DNA includes:
- a CDS encoding geranylgeranyl reductase family protein, producing the protein MIIWDLVVVGAGPAGLSAAHAAARAGVSTLVVERAAHPRYKTCGGGLIGTSLAAVQGRIEVPAHDRVDRVTFTRDGGREFTRRNDSPVVTMVRREEFDDRLRAAAVAAGAQVRERVAVRAIEQDPEGVRLRLADGTTIAARAVIGADGSSGVTARHVGVRYRQVDLGLELEIPVAPVEQERWRGRLLLDWGAMPGSYAWVFPKGDRLTVGVIAGRGAGEGTREYLRRFVDRLGLTGLPAEHDSGHLTRCRTEDSPLRNGRVLVVGDAAGLLEPWSREGISFALRSGGLAGAAVAGGDLAGYERAVAASLLPEMRAGFRLLDVFTRRPDVFHALLATPPGWRMFVQFCQGRASFDEMLRRRPIRAALAVLDRLPHRSRQPTTAHPGS; encoded by the coding sequence GTGATCATTTGGGATCTCGTCGTCGTCGGCGCTGGCCCCGCCGGGCTGTCCGCGGCGCACGCCGCTGCCCGTGCGGGCGTCTCCACACTTGTTGTCGAGCGCGCCGCGCACCCGCGGTACAAGACCTGCGGCGGTGGCCTGATCGGCACGTCTCTGGCGGCCGTCCAGGGTCGGATCGAGGTGCCCGCGCACGACCGGGTGGACCGGGTGACGTTCACCCGTGACGGCGGTCGGGAGTTCACCCGCCGCAACGACAGTCCGGTGGTGACGATGGTGCGCCGCGAGGAGTTCGACGACCGGCTGCGCGCGGCGGCGGTCGCCGCCGGCGCGCAGGTGCGGGAGCGGGTCGCGGTTCGCGCGATCGAGCAGGACCCCGAGGGGGTACGCCTGCGGCTGGCCGACGGTACGACGATCGCGGCTCGTGCCGTGATCGGGGCGGACGGCTCGTCGGGGGTGACCGCCCGGCACGTCGGGGTCCGGTATCGGCAGGTGGATCTGGGTCTGGAGTTGGAGATTCCGGTGGCCCCTGTCGAGCAGGAGCGGTGGCGGGGTCGGCTGCTGCTGGACTGGGGCGCCATGCCGGGGTCGTACGCCTGGGTCTTTCCGAAGGGTGATCGGCTGACCGTCGGCGTGATCGCCGGTCGGGGCGCGGGGGAGGGGACCCGTGAGTACCTGCGGCGGTTCGTCGACCGGTTGGGTCTGACCGGGTTGCCGGCGGAGCACGACTCCGGTCACCTGACCCGTTGCCGGACGGAGGATTCACCGTTGCGTAACGGCCGGGTGCTGGTCGTGGGGGATGCGGCGGGGCTGTTGGAGCCGTGGAGTCGGGAGGGCATCAGCTTCGCGTTGCGTTCCGGCGGTCTGGCCGGAGCGGCGGTCGCGGGCGGTGATCTGGCCGGGTACGAACGGGCGGTGGCCGCGAGTCTGCTGCCGGAGATGCGGGCGGGGTTCCGGCTGCTCGACGTGTTCACCCGCCGCCCGGATGTGTTCCACGCCCTGTTGGCTACCCCGCCGGGCTGGCGGATGTTCGTTCAGTTCTGCCAGGGGCGGGCGAGCTTCGACGAGATGCTGCGCCGCCGTCCCATCCGGGCTGCCCTCGCGGTGCTCGACCGGTTACCGCACCGATCGCGCCAGCCCACCACCGCTCACCCAGGATCCTAG
- a CDS encoding bifunctional metallophosphatase/5'-nucleotidase: MTSPSGPSRRQVLVAAASAATTPLIAAAPAQAAGAARPRTWDLTLLGTSDTHGNVYNWDYYRDAEYDDSKQNDIGVAKLATLINQIRRERRGKATLVLDAGDTIQGTPLATYYAKQEPITATGEKHPMARAMNVIDYDAVTLGNHEFNYGLPLLDLWIRQLGFPALAANAVNARTGKPAFLPYVIKKVSLGFAAPTLRVGILGLTNPGVAIWDKGNVEGRLRFDDMIATAAKWVPIMRARGADLVLISAHGGDSGTSSYGPELPNENPVALIAQQVPGIDAILFGHAHNEVVERFVTNERTGTQVLLSEPSKWGQRLTRMDFTLARERGRWTITKKAATMLNTNTVVEDPKVLAAVRAQHQKTVAYVNQVVATSTVELSAAESRYKDTPILDFINHVQTEVVGAALAGTAYADLPVLSIAAPFSRTAVFPAGDVKIRDVAGLYVYDNTLEAVVLSGAEVRAYLEYSAKFFRTVAPGAPVDPEQISDPAVPDYNYDVFSGVDYDIDISRPVGQRITRLVLAGTDTPVADNAQFVVAVNNYRRSGGGNFPGIVKTQVYNAQQEIRQLLIDWAQAKGTIDPADFFQPNWRLVREGVPVF, translated from the coding sequence ATGACCTCTCCCTCCGGCCCGTCGCGCCGCCAGGTGCTCGTCGCCGCGGCGTCCGCGGCGACCACCCCGCTGATCGCCGCCGCGCCCGCGCAGGCGGCCGGCGCGGCCCGGCCGCGCACCTGGGACCTCACCCTCCTGGGCACGTCGGACACGCACGGCAACGTCTACAACTGGGATTACTACCGCGACGCCGAGTACGACGACAGCAAGCAGAACGACATCGGCGTGGCGAAGCTGGCGACCTTGATCAACCAGATCCGTCGGGAGCGGCGCGGCAAGGCGACGCTGGTGCTCGACGCCGGCGACACGATCCAGGGCACGCCGCTGGCCACGTACTACGCCAAGCAGGAGCCGATCACCGCCACCGGGGAGAAGCACCCGATGGCACGGGCCATGAACGTCATCGACTACGACGCGGTGACCCTGGGCAACCACGAGTTCAACTACGGTCTGCCGTTGCTGGACCTGTGGATCCGTCAGCTCGGCTTCCCGGCGCTCGCCGCGAACGCCGTGAACGCGAGGACCGGCAAGCCGGCCTTCCTCCCGTACGTCATCAAGAAGGTCTCGCTCGGTTTCGCCGCGCCGACCCTGCGGGTCGGCATCCTGGGGTTGACCAACCCCGGTGTGGCCATCTGGGACAAGGGCAACGTCGAGGGCAGGCTGCGCTTCGACGACATGATCGCGACCGCCGCGAAGTGGGTGCCGATCATGCGGGCCCGGGGCGCGGACCTCGTGCTGATCTCCGCGCACGGCGGTGACAGCGGCACCTCCAGCTACGGCCCCGAGTTGCCGAACGAGAACCCGGTGGCGCTGATCGCCCAGCAGGTGCCGGGGATCGACGCGATCCTCTTCGGTCACGCGCACAACGAGGTGGTCGAGCGGTTCGTCACCAACGAGCGCACCGGCACGCAGGTGCTGCTCTCGGAGCCGTCGAAGTGGGGCCAGCGGCTCACCCGGATGGACTTCACCCTCGCCCGTGAGCGTGGCCGGTGGACGATCACCAAGAAGGCCGCCACCATGCTGAACACCAACACGGTGGTCGAGGATCCGAAGGTGCTCGCCGCCGTGCGGGCCCAACACCAAAAGACCGTGGCGTACGTCAACCAGGTCGTCGCGACGTCCACTGTGGAGTTGTCGGCGGCGGAGTCACGGTACAAGGACACGCCGATCCTGGACTTCATCAACCACGTGCAGACCGAGGTGGTGGGCGCGGCACTGGCCGGCACCGCGTACGCGGATCTGCCGGTGCTGTCGATCGCGGCGCCGTTCAGCCGGACCGCAGTCTTCCCCGCCGGTGACGTCAAGATCCGCGATGTGGCCGGCCTGTACGTGTACGACAACACCCTCGAGGCGGTCGTGCTCAGCGGGGCCGAGGTCCGCGCGTACCTGGAGTACTCGGCGAAGTTCTTCCGCACTGTCGCGCCGGGCGCGCCGGTAGACCCGGAGCAGATCAGTGACCCGGCCGTGCCGGACTACAACTACGACGTCTTCTCCGGCGTGGACTACGACATCGACATCTCCAGGCCGGTCGGGCAGCGGATCACCCGCCTGGTGCTGGCCGGCACCGACACTCCGGTGGCCGACAACGCCCAGTTCGTGGTGGCGGTGAACAACTACCGGCGCAGCGGCGGCGGCAACTTCCCCGGCATCGTGAAGACCCAGGTCTACAACGCGCAGCAGGAGATCCGTCAGCTGCTCATCGACTGGGCGCAGGCCAAGGGGACGATCGACCCGGCCGACTTCTTCCAGCCCAACTGGCGTCTCGTCCGCGAGGGCGTGCCGGTCTTCTGA
- a CDS encoding MFS transporter: protein MSAAQPPQPVTAAENRRRWQAVGVGLVAAFMTLLDVSIVNVAVPSIDRALHASPSDLQWILSGYALTFGLALVPAGRFGDARGRRNAFVFGIALFTVTSALAGLATTPTWLVITRLLQGAAAGIVNPQVIGLIQQLFRGPERARPFGLLGATIGISTAVGPLLGGLLIAIGGQEHGWRWVFFVNVPVGVLAVILGWRLLPGRPAGQPGWRRLDPVGVLLLGIGVVLVLLPLVQEQQWRTPWKWALIPAGLAVLVAFGLWERRYARHHQPLFDLRLFSLQSYTLGSILALVYFGGFTAIFFIFTLFLQMGLHYSALVAGLAITPFALGSAAAAVLGGRIVNRFGRPLVAIGLLTVVVGLAATVIALHLAPDAPAPWVAAGPLLVAGIGSGLVIAPNQTITLSEVPVDQAGSGAGMLQTGQRIGAAAGIAAVGSVFFSSLADSRGDWTSAFERSLMLATGIIALALIAALIDIWRTHNHKN from the coding sequence ATGAGCGCGGCGCAGCCGCCGCAACCGGTCACCGCGGCCGAGAACCGACGACGCTGGCAGGCGGTCGGCGTCGGACTCGTCGCCGCGTTCATGACGCTGCTCGACGTGAGCATCGTCAACGTCGCAGTGCCGTCCATCGACCGGGCGCTGCACGCGTCGCCGAGCGACCTGCAGTGGATCCTCTCCGGGTACGCGCTCACCTTCGGCCTGGCACTGGTGCCCGCCGGCCGCTTCGGCGACGCCCGCGGTCGACGCAACGCGTTCGTCTTCGGCATCGCGCTGTTCACCGTCACCAGCGCGCTCGCCGGCCTCGCCACCACCCCGACGTGGCTGGTCATCACCCGACTGCTGCAGGGCGCCGCCGCCGGCATCGTCAACCCGCAGGTCATCGGGCTGATCCAACAACTGTTCCGCGGGCCCGAACGCGCCCGCCCATTCGGGCTGCTCGGCGCCACCATCGGCATCTCCACAGCCGTCGGGCCGCTGCTCGGCGGGCTGCTCATCGCCATCGGCGGCCAGGAACACGGCTGGCGCTGGGTCTTCTTCGTCAACGTGCCGGTCGGTGTCCTCGCGGTGATCCTCGGCTGGCGGCTGCTGCCCGGCCGCCCCGCCGGTCAACCCGGCTGGCGTCGACTCGACCCCGTCGGCGTCCTGCTCCTCGGCATCGGTGTCGTCCTGGTCCTGCTGCCACTGGTGCAGGAACAGCAGTGGCGGACCCCCTGGAAGTGGGCGCTCATCCCGGCCGGCCTGGCAGTGCTGGTCGCCTTCGGGCTCTGGGAACGACGGTACGCACGCCACCACCAGCCCCTGTTCGACCTTCGCCTGTTCAGCCTCCAGTCGTACACCCTGGGCTCGATCCTGGCGCTCGTCTACTTCGGCGGCTTCACCGCGATCTTCTTCATCTTCACCCTGTTCCTGCAGATGGGTCTCCACTACAGCGCCCTCGTCGCCGGCCTGGCCATCACCCCCTTCGCCCTGGGTTCGGCGGCCGCCGCCGTGCTCGGAGGCCGCATCGTCAACCGCTTCGGCCGCCCACTGGTCGCCATCGGACTGCTCACCGTCGTCGTCGGGCTGGCCGCGACGGTGATCGCGCTGCACCTCGCGCCGGACGCCCCAGCGCCCTGGGTCGCCGCCGGGCCCCTGCTCGTCGCCGGCATCGGCAGCGGACTGGTGATCGCCCCGAACCAGACGATCACCCTCTCCGAGGTGCCGGTGGACCAAGCGGGCAGCGGGGCGGGCATGCTCCAGACCGGTCAGCGGATCGGCGCCGCAGCCGGTATCGCCGCCGTCGGCT
- the fdh gene encoding formate dehydrogenase, with translation MGLRTFVEGWPVYRQLTGTDPLGRGAAAKSDGSRALTARTEDADSVARSVCPYCAVGCGQRVFVKDGQVSQIEGDPDSPISRGRLCPKGSASKSLVTSPLRQTTVRYRRPYSTQWEDLELDTALDMIADRILAAREQTWEDVDTQGRPLNRTLGISSLGGATLDNEENYLIKKLFTAMGALQIENQARIUHSATVPGLGASFGRGGATDFQQDIANADVIVIQGSNMAEAHPVGFQWVMEAKRKGAKVFHVDPRFTRTSAVADAYLPIRAGTDIALLGGVVRYILDNDLDFREYVLSYTNAATIVSAEFSDTEDGDGFFSGFDPETGTYVQDSWQYEGHEGSSGSGHTAQERDSAAGLTHESHGAPVGGQTRRDETLQHPRCVYQILKRHFARYTPEMVERVCGISQAQFLELARAWTANSGRDRTGMLIYSVGWTQHSVGVQYIRTGAIIQLLLGNMGRPGGGVMALRGHASIQGSTDIPTLFNLLPGYLPMPHHAEHPSFDEWVDSIRHPGQKGFWGNARSFAASLLKAYWGDAATPENDFCYGYLPRLTGDHGTYQQVLNMIDGKIKGYFLLGQNPAVGSAHGRAQRLGMANLDWLVVRDLFMIESATFWQNGPEVATGEIVPEECRTEVFFLPAASHVEKEGTFTQTQRLLQWREKAVEPPGDARSELWFFYHLGRKLRERLADSPLPRDRALLDLTWDYPTHGPHAEPSAEAVLREINGYDVTTGRPLSGFAEARADGSTAIGCWIYSGVYADGVNQAARRRSRHEQDWVAAEWGWAWPANRRILYNRASADPDGNPWSERKRYVWWDADKAEWTGYDVPDFEKTKPPSYRPPPGASGTEGIAGDDPFVMQGDGKGWLYAPSGVLDGPLPTHYEPVESPVRNPLYGQQANPTRKMYAHPVNSVNPSPPQEHGQVFPYVFTVSRLTEHHTAGGMSRTVSPLAELQPEMFVEVSPALADEVGLTHLGWAHLVSGRAVIEAKVLVTDRLTPLRVDGRIIHQVWLPYHFGFEGLVTGDSANDLFGISLDPNVLIQESKVGTCDVRPGRRPTGPALLDLVADYQRRAGITPGQHAPAVTTDNEGKEHGAS, from the coding sequence ATGGGTCTGCGGACCTTTGTCGAGGGTTGGCCGGTCTACCGCCAGCTCACCGGCACGGACCCGTTGGGTCGGGGTGCGGCGGCGAAGTCCGACGGGTCCCGCGCGCTCACCGCTCGTACCGAGGACGCCGACAGCGTGGCCCGTTCGGTGTGCCCGTACTGCGCGGTGGGTTGTGGTCAGCGGGTGTTCGTGAAGGATGGGCAGGTCAGTCAGATCGAGGGTGATCCGGACAGTCCGATCTCGCGGGGTCGGCTCTGCCCGAAGGGCTCGGCGAGCAAGAGCCTGGTCACGAGTCCGTTGCGGCAGACCACGGTCCGCTACCGCCGGCCGTACTCGACGCAGTGGGAGGATCTGGAGCTCGACACCGCGCTCGACATGATCGCGGACCGGATCCTCGCCGCCCGCGAGCAGACCTGGGAGGACGTCGACACGCAGGGTCGACCGCTGAACCGGACGCTGGGTATCTCCAGTCTGGGTGGGGCGACGCTGGACAACGAGGAGAACTACCTCATCAAGAAGTTGTTCACCGCGATGGGGGCGCTCCAGATCGAGAACCAGGCCCGTATTTGACACTCCGCCACTGTCCCCGGTCTGGGGGCCAGCTTCGGTCGTGGCGGTGCGACGGATTTCCAGCAGGACATCGCCAACGCTGACGTGATCGTCATCCAGGGTTCGAACATGGCTGAGGCGCACCCGGTGGGTTTCCAGTGGGTGATGGAGGCCAAGCGCAAAGGCGCGAAGGTTTTCCACGTCGACCCGCGGTTCACCCGGACGAGCGCGGTCGCTGATGCGTACCTGCCGATCCGGGCGGGCACCGACATCGCGTTGCTCGGTGGGGTGGTGCGCTACATCCTCGACAACGACCTGGACTTCCGGGAGTACGTGCTCTCGTACACCAACGCGGCGACGATCGTCAGTGCAGAGTTCAGCGACACCGAGGACGGCGACGGCTTCTTCTCCGGCTTCGACCCGGAGACCGGCACGTATGTGCAGGACAGCTGGCAGTACGAGGGGCATGAGGGTTCGTCGGGCAGTGGGCACACCGCCCAGGAGCGGGACAGCGCCGCAGGGTTGACGCACGAGTCGCACGGCGCGCCGGTCGGCGGGCAGACCCGGCGTGACGAGACGTTGCAGCATCCGCGCTGCGTCTACCAGATCCTCAAGCGACACTTCGCCCGCTACACCCCGGAGATGGTGGAGCGGGTGTGCGGTATTTCGCAGGCGCAGTTCCTGGAGTTGGCGCGGGCGTGGACGGCGAACTCCGGCCGGGACCGCACCGGCATGCTGATCTACTCCGTCGGGTGGACGCAGCACAGTGTGGGTGTGCAGTACATCCGTACCGGCGCGATCATCCAGTTGTTGCTGGGCAACATGGGCCGTCCTGGTGGTGGCGTCATGGCCCTGCGGGGGCACGCCAGCATCCAGGGCTCGACCGACATCCCGACGCTGTTCAACCTGTTGCCCGGCTATCTGCCAATGCCGCACCACGCCGAGCACCCGAGCTTCGACGAGTGGGTGGACAGCATCCGCCACCCCGGGCAGAAGGGGTTCTGGGGCAACGCGCGGTCGTTCGCGGCCAGCCTGCTCAAGGCGTACTGGGGTGACGCGGCGACGCCGGAGAACGACTTCTGCTACGGCTACCTGCCCCGGCTGACCGGTGATCATGGCACATACCAGCAGGTGCTCAACATGATCGACGGAAAGATCAAGGGGTACTTCCTGCTGGGGCAGAACCCGGCGGTCGGGTCGGCGCACGGTCGGGCGCAGCGGCTCGGGATGGCCAACCTGGACTGGTTGGTGGTCCGGGACCTGTTCATGATCGAGAGCGCGACGTTCTGGCAGAACGGCCCCGAGGTCGCCACCGGGGAGATCGTGCCGGAGGAGTGCCGCACTGAGGTGTTCTTCCTGCCCGCCGCGTCGCATGTGGAGAAGGAGGGCACGTTCACCCAGACGCAGCGGTTGTTGCAGTGGCGGGAGAAGGCCGTCGAGCCGCCGGGCGACGCCCGCTCCGAGTTGTGGTTCTTCTATCACCTGGGCCGCAAGTTGCGGGAGAGGCTGGCCGACTCGCCGCTGCCGCGCGACCGGGCGCTGCTCGACCTCACCTGGGACTACCCCACGCACGGCCCGCACGCGGAGCCGAGCGCCGAGGCGGTGCTGCGCGAGATCAACGGGTACGACGTGACGACCGGCCGTCCGCTGTCCGGTTTCGCCGAGGCCCGCGCGGACGGCTCCACCGCGATCGGTTGTTGGATCTACAGCGGGGTGTACGCCGACGGCGTGAACCAGGCGGCCCGGCGCAGGTCCCGGCACGAGCAGGACTGGGTGGCCGCCGAGTGGGGCTGGGCGTGGCCGGCGAACCGGCGCATCCTCTACAACCGTGCGTCCGCCGACCCGGACGGCAACCCGTGGAGTGAGCGCAAGCGTTACGTGTGGTGGGATGCGGACAAGGCCGAGTGGACCGGTTACGACGTGCCGGACTTCGAGAAGACCAAGCCGCCGTCGTACCGGCCGCCGCCCGGCGCGTCCGGGACGGAGGGCATCGCGGGCGACGACCCGTTCGTCATGCAGGGCGACGGCAAGGGTTGGCTGTACGCGCCCAGCGGTGTCCTGGACGGGCCGTTGCCGACGCACTACGAGCCGGTGGAGTCGCCGGTGCGTAACCCGCTCTACGGTCAGCAGGCCAACCCGACCCGCAAGATGTACGCGCATCCGGTGAACTCGGTGAACCCGAGCCCTCCGCAGGAGCACGGTCAGGTGTTCCCGTACGTGTTCACGGTCAGCCGGCTCACCGAGCACCACACCGCCGGCGGGATGAGCCGGACGGTGTCACCGTTGGCCGAGCTGCAACCGGAGATGTTCGTCGAGGTGTCCCCGGCCCTTGCCGACGAGGTGGGGCTGACGCATCTGGGCTGGGCGCACCTGGTCAGCGGCCGCGCGGTGATCGAGGCGAAGGTGCTGGTCACCGACCGGCTCACCCCGCTGCGGGTGGACGGTCGGATCATCCACCAGGTGTGGTTGCCGTACCACTTCGGTTTTGAGGGGCTCGTCACCGGCGACTCGGCCAACGATCTGTTCGGCATCAGCCTGGACCCGAACGTGCTGATCCAGGAGAGCAAGGTCGGCACCTGCGACGTGCGGCCGGGTCGCCGTCCCACCGGCCCGGCGTTGCTCGACCTGGTGGCCGACTACCAGCGGCGCGCCGGCATCACCCCGGGCCAACACGCCCCGGCCGTGACCACCGACAACGAGGGGAAGGAACACGGTGCTTCCTGA
- a CDS encoding nucleotidyl transferase AbiEii/AbiGii toxin family protein: MIEPHLHDFYREVARVALAAAGPYRFVLGGGVAWAAHGLVARPTEDVDLFADVEGAAAAASAGVRVALERAGFIVSDADPDSELAELFDGYEQDMKDFVVSRDGRQIRLSLARLDRQQSPVVMDLGPVMDVRDLVANKIAALVNRREVRDFIDVAAALDHYDVTELLVLARQVDPALDPDDVRAAGRYLDRLSDQRFGRYGLGAADVAEIRRRFAAWPR; the protein is encoded by the coding sequence GTGATCGAGCCTCATCTGCACGACTTCTACCGGGAGGTGGCCCGGGTGGCGCTGGCCGCCGCCGGGCCGTACCGGTTCGTGCTGGGTGGTGGGGTGGCGTGGGCGGCGCACGGGCTGGTTGCCCGACCGACGGAGGACGTCGACCTCTTCGCGGACGTGGAGGGTGCCGCGGCGGCGGCGTCCGCCGGGGTGCGCGTGGCCCTGGAGCGGGCCGGTTTCATCGTCAGCGATGCCGACCCGGACAGTGAGCTGGCGGAGCTGTTCGACGGGTACGAGCAGGACATGAAGGACTTCGTGGTGAGCCGCGACGGACGGCAGATCCGGCTCAGCCTCGCCCGGTTGGACCGTCAGCAGAGCCCGGTGGTGATGGACCTCGGCCCGGTGATGGACGTCCGTGACCTGGTGGCCAACAAGATCGCCGCCCTGGTCAACCGGCGGGAGGTTCGCGACTTCATCGACGTGGCGGCGGCCCTCGACCACTATGACGTGACCGAGCTGCTGGTCCTGGCGCGGCAGGTCGATCCCGCACTGGACCCGGACGACGTGCGCGCCGCCGGCCGTTACCTGGACCGGCTGTCCGATCAGCGCTTCGGGCGGTACGGCCTGGGGGCCGCCGACGTCGCCGAGATCCGGCGACGCTTCGCCGCCTGGCCACGCTGA
- a CDS encoding SDR family oxidoreductase, which yields MSEDQHTQQDPTSQYGQQSGQPAQQQSAPGSTREMTPRPDHGEESYRGSGKLDGKRALITGGDSGIGRAVAIAFAREGADVLISYLGEEEDADARETIRLVEAAGRRGVAVRGDITDEAHCQELVDRAVRDLGGLDILVNNAAYQMSQDKGILGISTEQFDRVFKTNLYAMFWLCKAAIPHLAEGSAIINTSSIQAFDPSPQLLDYATTKAGIANFTKALAADLAEHGIRVNAVAPGPVWTPLIPSTMPEEKVKQFGTDTPEGRPGQPAELAPAYVFFASQESSYVTGEILGVTGGRPTK from the coding sequence GTGAGCGAGGACCAGCACACCCAGCAGGACCCGACCAGCCAGTACGGCCAGCAGTCCGGTCAACCCGCACAGCAACAGTCGGCGCCCGGGTCGACCAGGGAGATGACCCCGAGGCCGGACCACGGCGAGGAGTCGTACCGGGGCAGCGGCAAACTCGACGGCAAGCGGGCGCTGATCACCGGCGGTGACTCGGGGATCGGCCGGGCGGTCGCGATCGCCTTCGCCCGGGAGGGCGCCGACGTGCTCATCTCCTACCTCGGCGAGGAGGAGGACGCCGACGCCCGGGAGACCATCCGGCTGGTCGAGGCCGCCGGACGGCGGGGCGTCGCGGTACGCGGTGACATCACCGACGAGGCGCACTGCCAGGAACTGGTCGATCGGGCGGTGCGGGACCTGGGCGGCCTCGACATCCTGGTCAACAACGCGGCGTACCAGATGTCGCAGGACAAGGGAATCCTCGGGATCAGCACCGAGCAGTTCGACCGGGTGTTCAAGACCAACCTGTACGCGATGTTCTGGCTCTGCAAGGCCGCCATTCCCCACCTGGCCGAGGGGTCGGCGATCATCAACACGTCGTCGATCCAGGCGTTCGACCCGTCGCCGCAGCTGCTGGACTACGCCACCACGAAGGCGGGGATCGCCAACTTCACCAAGGCACTCGCCGCCGACCTGGCCGAGCACGGCATCCGGGTCAACGCGGTCGCACCGGGCCCGGTGTGGACGCCGCTGATCCCGTCCACCATGCCGGAGGAGAAGGTGAAGCAGTTCGGCACCGACACCCCGGAGGGACGCCCCGGGCAGCCGGCCGAGCTGGCGCCCGCGTATGTCTTCTTCGCCTCGCAGGAGTCCAGCTACGTGACAGGCGAGATCCTGGGGGTCACCGGCGGTCGACCGACCAAGTGA